The Musa acuminata AAA Group cultivar baxijiao chromosome BXJ1-3, Cavendish_Baxijiao_AAA, whole genome shotgun sequence genome window below encodes:
- the LOC135586641 gene encoding meiotic recombination protein SPO11-2-like isoform X4: MEPDLLKSSLFHADQRLCSAEILPPSQISRKYDNSGLRHGLLSDVSSVFLSHSVCTRSLMRANDAKAFVRVWMVMAMCFRILVQGKLATQRELFYKLLCDAPEYFRSQRQVNRTVQDVVALLRCTRHSLGIMASSRGAVIGRMVLEEPGEQIVDCSMIGHAGYAITGDLCTLSKLVLHSDARYIIIIEKDAIFQRLAEDHFFNQIPCILITSKGYPDIATRFLLHRISQTFPDMTILALMDWNPAGLAILCTYKFGSITTGLESYRYACNVKWLGLRADDLQIIPQQVMMQLKPHEIKTAKSLMSSKLLQERYQAELSLMVERGHRAEIEALYCHGFDFLGKYIAKKIVQADYI; this comes from the exons ATGGAGCCGGATCTCCTCAAATCATCGCTTTTCCACGCCGATCAGCGGCTCTGCTCCGCCGAAATCCTTCCTCCTTCGCAG ATCAGTAGGAAGTACGATAACAGTGGGTTACGTCATGGGCTTTTGAGTGATGTTTCTTCGGTCTTTCTCTCTCACTCTGTCTGCACAAGGTCTCTCATGAGAGCAAATGATGCGAAGGCGTTTGTTAGAG TGTGGATGGTTATGGCAATGTGCTTTCGGATTCTTGTCCAAGGGAAGCTTGCTACCCAGAGGGAGCTTTTCTATAAGCTGCTTTGTGACGCACCTGAATATTTCAGGTCACAGCGTCAGGTCAACAGAACAGTACAAG ATGTTGTGGCATTGCTCCGTTGCACTCGGCATAGTCTAGGCATCATGGCATCCAGCAGAGGTGCAGTTATTGGACGCATGGTGTTAGAG GAGCCTGGTGAACAGATTGTTGATTGTTCCATGATTGGACATGCTGGCTATGCTATAACTGGGGACCTTTGTACGTTGAGCAAACTTGTTCTACATTCTGATGCTCGATATATCATTATAATAGAGAAG GATGCTATATTTCAGCGGTTGGCAGAAGATCACTTCTTCAATCAAATACCATGCATATTAATCACTTCCAAAGGATATCCTGATATTGCCACAAG GTTTTTACTGCATCGGATAAGCCAGACTTTTCCAGACATGACAATCTTGGCTTTAATGGATTG GAACCCAGCTGGATTGGCAATACTATGTACCTACAAGTTTGGAAGCATAACTACTGGTTTAGAGTCATACAGATATG CTTGCAATGTTAAATGGCTTGGACTGCGAGCAGATGATCTGCAGATTATACCTCAACAAGTGATGATGCAGTTGAAGCCACATGAGATAAAAACAGCTAAAAGCCTAATGTCTTCCAAGTTGTTGCAG GAGAGGTACCAGGCTGAGTTGTCATTGATGGTTGAGAGGGGCCATCGTGCAGAAATTGAAGCTCTGTACTgtcatggatttgatttcttggGAAAATATATAGCAAAGAAGATTGTACAGGCTGATTACATTTAA
- the LOC135586641 gene encoding meiotic recombination protein SPO11-2-like isoform X3 encodes MEPDLLKSSLFHADQRLCSAEILPPSQVRARIEVAVLNFLKNLTASNPAISDLPLISRKYDNSGLRHGLLSDVSSVFLSHSVCTRSLMRANDAKAFVRVWMVMAMCFRILVQGKLATQRELFYKLLCDAPEYFRSQRQVNRTVQDVVALLRCTRHSLGIMASSRGAVIGRMVLEEPGEQIVDCSMIGHAGYAITGDLCTLSKLVLHSDARYIIIIEKDAIFQRLAEDHFFNQIPCILITSKGYPDIATRFLLHRISQTFPDMTILALMDWNPAGLAILCTYKFGSITTGLESYRYACNVKWLGLRADDLQIIPQQVMMQLKPHEIKTAKSLMSSKLLQERYQAELSLMVERGHRAEIEALYCHGFDFLGKYIAKKIVQADYI; translated from the exons ATGGAGCCGGATCTCCTCAAATCATCGCTTTTCCACGCCGATCAGCGGCTCTGCTCCGCCGAAATCCTTCCTCCTTCGCAG GTGCGGGCAAGAATCGAAGTCGCCGTCCTCAATTTCCTTAAGAACCTAACTGCTTCCAACCCCGCCATATCCGATCTCCCCTTG ATCAGTAGGAAGTACGATAACAGTGGGTTACGTCATGGGCTTTTGAGTGATGTTTCTTCGGTCTTTCTCTCTCACTCTGTCTGCACAAGGTCTCTCATGAGAGCAAATGATGCGAAGGCGTTTGTTAGAG TGTGGATGGTTATGGCAATGTGCTTTCGGATTCTTGTCCAAGGGAAGCTTGCTACCCAGAGGGAGCTTTTCTATAAGCTGCTTTGTGACGCACCTGAATATTTCAGGTCACAGCGTCAGGTCAACAGAACAGTACAAG ATGTTGTGGCATTGCTCCGTTGCACTCGGCATAGTCTAGGCATCATGGCATCCAGCAGAGGTGCAGTTATTGGACGCATGGTGTTAGAG GAGCCTGGTGAACAGATTGTTGATTGTTCCATGATTGGACATGCTGGCTATGCTATAACTGGGGACCTTTGTACGTTGAGCAAACTTGTTCTACATTCTGATGCTCGATATATCATTATAATAGAGAAG GATGCTATATTTCAGCGGTTGGCAGAAGATCACTTCTTCAATCAAATACCATGCATATTAATCACTTCCAAAGGATATCCTGATATTGCCACAAG GTTTTTACTGCATCGGATAAGCCAGACTTTTCCAGACATGACAATCTTGGCTTTAATGGATTG GAACCCAGCTGGATTGGCAATACTATGTACCTACAAGTTTGGAAGCATAACTACTGGTTTAGAGTCATACAGATATG CTTGCAATGTTAAATGGCTTGGACTGCGAGCAGATGATCTGCAGATTATACCTCAACAAGTGATGATGCAGTTGAAGCCACATGAGATAAAAACAGCTAAAAGCCTAATGTCTTCCAAGTTGTTGCAG GAGAGGTACCAGGCTGAGTTGTCATTGATGGTTGAGAGGGGCCATCGTGCAGAAATTGAAGCTCTGTACTgtcatggatttgatttcttggGAAAATATATAGCAAAGAAGATTGTACAGGCTGATTACATTTAA
- the LOC135622999 gene encoding protein NTM1-like 9 isoform X1 produces the protein MTLIALDSLPLGFRFQPTDEELVNYYLKPKITGRIRSQMEVIPEIDVCKCEPWDLPDKSVIKSDDPEWFFFAPKDRKYPNGHRSNRATEAGYWKATGKDRIIRSKSSAGKSTIIGMKKTLVFHRGRAPKGVRTHWIMHEYRTTEPEFESGDQGGYVIYRLFRKPEERISTSKADEMETNGFSPSPIKSSPGDTQHEADVMDDTETLLNDSPKSDLKEEPKSSSDSVHKQPAGIKRQMVDKVDCSTNVSVKPGRSYCKLDSPDEEIEVGEKADPLQDALAKFFDPGNEQIDCDVFPNISSIELPDTNYTCMGNENQEFQIGSLPVDNGDEDLLNEFLISALNPDDLPSGASIFSKDSVAGNLLKPSLWDSASCKDSGTSSDIETEPGLPQGGAGLEASEWFCGSSLLPTDSSLLPTQLSTLYENATLLPYDITGTDMYSIDSGADSLQDLFNGMWELNNQKTVSDSKDDSEGTGIKIVSHQMQPVQPNSDNFFVQGTAARRIRLQSSILKVPFAEPLSRSNDEDEASTTKAKGDILGSMEEATSKNTMRNRDGPVETGLEIRDQQSPNELFAQQGETSINVTWCYELQSGFDHEPSISSDYGIRSGRTEVEEHVGDNISEGEESAVPALPDKLDQSSILDTDEKPSGSSEYQMPDSMLRLRTKSTSDSENMHKHSPSCPKASRGHSVIVYMMYLVLSVVLLLLCFGIRRCMSPLSVQL, from the exons ATGACGTTAATTGCCCTGGATTCGCTCCCCTTGGGGTTCCGATTCCAGCCCACGGATGAGGAGCTGGTTAATTACTACCTCAAGCCCAAGATCACTGGCCGGATCAGGTCCCAGATGGAGGTCATCCCCGAGATCGATGTCTGCAAGTGTGAACCGTGGGATCTTCCTG ATAAATCCGTTATTAAGTCGGACGATCCTGAGTGGTTCTTCTTTGCGCCCAAGGATCGCAAGTACCCGAACGGCCATCGGTCCAACCGAGCTACTGAGGCTGGTTACTGGAAGGCCACGGGGAAGGACCGGATCATACGGTCCAAGTCTTCCGCGGGGAAGAGTACCATTATCGGCATGAAGAAGACGCTGGTTTTTCATCGCGGGCGAGCTCCCAAGGGCGTCCGAACCCACTGGATTATGCACGAGTACCGAACTACTGAGCCCGAGTTCGAGTCTGGCGATCAG GGTGGTTATGTTATTTATCGCTTATTCAGAAAGCCAGAAGAGAGGATTTCAACCTCGAAGGCCGATGAAATGGAGACAAATGGTTTCTCTCCGAGCCCAATTAAGTCCTCTCCTGGTGATACACAGCATGAAGCAGATGTGATGGATGACACTGAGACTCTGTTGAATGACTCTCCAAAGTCAGACTTGAAGGAAGAGCCAAAATCCTCGTCTGATTCTGTTCATAAGCAGCCCGCTGGTATCAAGAGACAAATGGTTGATAAAGTTGACTGTTCAACTAATGTATCCGTAAAACCTGGGAGGAGTTATTGCAAATTGGATTCACCTGATGAAGAGATTGAAGTGGGAGAAAAG GCTGATCCTCTGCAGGATGCCTTAGCCAAGTTTTTTGACCCAGGGAATGAGCAAATAGATTGTGATGTTTTTCCCAACATCAGTTCCATAGAACTACCGGACACAAACTATACTTGCATGGGCAATGAAAACCAGGAATTTCAGATAGGATCCCTTCCGGTTGATAATGGTGATGAAGACCTTCTGAACGAATTCTTAATTTCAGCACTCAATCCTGACGATCTTCCTTCTGGTGCATCAATCTTTTCAAAAGATTCAGTTGCTGGAAATTTGCTAAAACCCAGTTTGTGGGACTCAGCATCATGCAAGGATAGCGGCACAAGCAGTGATATAGAAACTGAACCAGGTTTACCGCAG GGTGGTGCAGGTTTGGAAGCTTCCGAGTGGTTCTGCGGATCATCTCTTCTGCCAACCGATTCATCTCTTCTGCCAACCCAATTGAGCACTCTGTACGAAAATGCAACTCTGCTACCTTATGACATTACTGGAACAGATATGTATTCCATTGATTCTGGTGCAGACTCGTTGCAAGATTTGTTTAATGGAATGTGGGAATTGAATAACCAGAAAACAGTATCAGATAGTAAGGATGATTCTGAGGGGACTGGAATCAAGATCGTGAGTCATCAAATGCAGCCTGTTCAGCCAAATTCAGACAATTTCTTTGTTCAGGGCACTGCAGCGAGAAGGATTCGTTTGCAATCCTCAATTTTGAAGGTGCCGTTTGCTGAACCTCTCAGTAGGAGTAATGATGAAGACGAAGCATCAACGACAAAAGCAAAAGGAGATATCTTGGGTAGCATGGAGGAAGCAACTTCCAAGAATACCATGAGAAACAGAGATGGTCCTGTGGAGACTGGACTTGAGATCAGGGATCAGCAATCTCCAAATGAGTTATTCGCACAGCAGGGCGAAACATCAATAAATGTCACTTGGTGTTATGAACTTCAATCAGGTTTTGATCATGAACCAAGTATCAGTAGTGACTATGGGATCAGATCAGGCAGAACAGAG GTGGAAGAACACGTGGGTGACAACATTTCTGAAGGAGAGGAGAGTGCTGTGCCTGCCTTACCAGACAAGCTGGACCAATCATCCATACTTG ATACAGATGAAAAACCAAGTGGTTCAAGTGAGTACCAAATGCCGGACTCCATGCTCAGGTTGAGAACAAAATCGACAAGCGACAGTGAGAATATGCATAAACACTCGCCCTCATGTCCAAAAGCATCTAGAGGCCATTCGGTCATAGTTTATATGATGTATTTGGTTCTCTCAGTGGTACTTTTGCTGCTGTGTTTTGGAATACGGAGGTGCATGAGCCCTCTTAGCGTTCAGCTATAA
- the LOC103973094 gene encoding B3 domain-containing transcription factor NGA1-like, giving the protein MEGFGVETPSSSSFLWIPSVAELVRRAPARLLDREHMFDKVVTPSDVGKLNRLVIPKQHAERFFPLEPAFADKGLVLFFEDGAGKQWCFRYSYWSSSQSYVITKGWCRFVKEKQLDAGDTVSFFRARSGEAGQRRRLFIDLQRRRHRPRPVGHQGVLIASTAPPLRGSWLPHFYYGSVVPPQHVGAQAAAGRADMGSMPAVLDSVPVVLAAAEPKRIRLFGVNLECPETEDRKNSPLLPPCQWRTESDESTDISTERRQTSMHSHFGCSDREEGRR; this is encoded by the coding sequence ATGGAGGGATTTGGAGTAGagactccctcttcttcctctttcttgtGGATCCCATCGGTGGCGGAGCTTGTACGACGAGCGCCGGCCCGACTTCTGGACCGTGAGCACATGTTTGACAAGGTGGTAACGCCCAGCGACGTCGGCAAGCTGAACCGCCTTGTGATCCCGAAGCAGCACGCGGAGAGGTTCTTCCCCTTGGAGCCGGCTTTTGCGGACAAGGGCCTCGTGCTGTTCTTCGAGGACGGCGCCGGCAAGCAATGGTGCTTCCGCTACTCCTACTGGAGCAGCAGCCAGAGCTACGTCATAACCAAGGGGTGGTGCCGCTTCGTCAAGGAGAAGCAGCTCGATGCCGGCGACACCGTGTCGTTCTTCCGCGCTCGCTCCGGAGAGGCCGGCCAGCGTCGACGCCTCTTCATTGACCTGCAGCGCCGCAGGCACCGCCCTCGGCCAGTAGGACATCAGGGCGTCCTCATAGCTTCCACGGCGCCGCCCCTGCGCGGGAGCTGGCTGCCGCACTTCTACTACGGATCGGTGGTGCCCCCGCAGCATGTTGGAGCGCAAGCTGCCGCAGGTAGAGCCGACATGGGGTCCATGCCCGCGGTTTTGGACTCGGTGCCGGTGGTCCTCGCCGCTGCTGAGCCAAAGCGGATCAGGCTGTTCGGAGTAAACCTAGAGTGCCCAGAGACGGAGGACAGAAAGAACTCTCCATTGCTGCCTCCTTGTCAGTGGAGGACTGAAAGTGATGAGTCCACCGACATCTCCACAGAGAGGAGGCAGACCTCCATGCACTCCCACTTCGGGTGCAGTGAcagggaagaaggaagaagatga
- the LOC135622992 gene encoding mitochondrial import inner membrane translocase subunit Tim13-like has product MDPFGSSAPSSGASSGPSAEAMMEQIKTQLAQAYAKEFLETVGSKCFAKCITKPGTSISGSESSCISRCIDRYIEATGIISRSLFSSPH; this is encoded by the exons ATGGATCCTTTTGGGTCCTCCGCACCGTCGAGCGGGGCGTCGTCGGGTCCGTCTGCTGAGGCCATGATGGAGCAGATCAAGACCCAGCTTGCTCAGGCCTACGCCAAGGAGTTCCTCGAG ACTGTGGGAAGCAAGTGTTTTGCAAAGTGCATAACAAAACCGGGTACGAGCATAAGCGGGAGTGAAAGCAGTTGCATCTCTAGGTGCATCGATCGATACATTGAAGCTACTGGAATAATAAGCCGATCTCTGTTCAGCTCCCCCCACTAG
- the LOC135586641 gene encoding meiotic recombination protein SPO11-2-like isoform X1: MEDPDPCGFERVGVCVARATIKSASVRILPPFAWKWSRISSNHRFSTPISGSAPPKSFLLRSRKYDNSGLRHGLLSDVSSVFLSHSVCTRSLMRANDAKAFVRVWMVMAMCFRILVQGKLATQRELFYKLLCDAPEYFRSQRQVNRTVQDVVALLRCTRHSLGIMASSRGAVIGRMVLEILLPWESTYRTTKDFENISTEPGEQIVDCSMIGHAGYAITGDLCTLSKLVLHSDARYIIIIEKDAIFQRLAEDHFFNQIPCILITSKGYPDIATRFLLHRISQTFPDMTILALMDWNPAGLAILCTYKFGSITTGLESYRYACNVKWLGLRADDLQIIPQQVMMQLKPHEIKTAKSLMSSKLLQERYQAELSLMVERGHRAEIEALYCHGFDFLGKYIAKKIVQADYI, encoded by the exons ATGGAAGATCCGGATCCGTGTGGATTCGAGCGAGTGGGTGTTTGCGTCGCCCgagccactataaaatcggcatcTGTTCGGATACTACCACCGTTCGCGTGGAAATGGAGCCGGATCTCCTCAAATCATCGCTTTTCCACGCCGATCAGCGGCTCTGCTCCGCCGAAATCCTTCCTCCTTCGCAG TAGGAAGTACGATAACAGTGGGTTACGTCATGGGCTTTTGAGTGATGTTTCTTCGGTCTTTCTCTCTCACTCTGTCTGCACAAGGTCTCTCATGAGAGCAAATGATGCGAAGGCGTTTGTTAGAG TGTGGATGGTTATGGCAATGTGCTTTCGGATTCTTGTCCAAGGGAAGCTTGCTACCCAGAGGGAGCTTTTCTATAAGCTGCTTTGTGACGCACCTGAATATTTCAGGTCACAGCGTCAGGTCAACAGAACAGTACAAG ATGTTGTGGCATTGCTCCGTTGCACTCGGCATAGTCTAGGCATCATGGCATCCAGCAGAGGTGCAGTTATTGGACGCATGGTGTTAGAG ATATTACTGCCATGGGAGTCAACCTACAGAACAACCAAAGATTTTGAAAACATATCAACT GAGCCTGGTGAACAGATTGTTGATTGTTCCATGATTGGACATGCTGGCTATGCTATAACTGGGGACCTTTGTACGTTGAGCAAACTTGTTCTACATTCTGATGCTCGATATATCATTATAATAGAGAAG GATGCTATATTTCAGCGGTTGGCAGAAGATCACTTCTTCAATCAAATACCATGCATATTAATCACTTCCAAAGGATATCCTGATATTGCCACAAG GTTTTTACTGCATCGGATAAGCCAGACTTTTCCAGACATGACAATCTTGGCTTTAATGGATTG GAACCCAGCTGGATTGGCAATACTATGTACCTACAAGTTTGGAAGCATAACTACTGGTTTAGAGTCATACAGATATG CTTGCAATGTTAAATGGCTTGGACTGCGAGCAGATGATCTGCAGATTATACCTCAACAAGTGATGATGCAGTTGAAGCCACATGAGATAAAAACAGCTAAAAGCCTAATGTCTTCCAAGTTGTTGCAG GAGAGGTACCAGGCTGAGTTGTCATTGATGGTTGAGAGGGGCCATCGTGCAGAAATTGAAGCTCTGTACTgtcatggatttgatttcttggGAAAATATATAGCAAAGAAGATTGTACAGGCTGATTACATTTAA
- the LOC135622999 gene encoding protein NTM1-like 9 isoform X2 has translation MTLIALDSLPLGFRFQPTDEELVNYYLKPKITGRIRSQMEVIPEIDVCKCEPWDLPDKSVIKSDDPEWFFFAPKDRKYPNGHRSNRATEAGYWKATGKDRIIRSKSSAGKSTIIGMKKTLVFHRGRAPKGVRTHWIMHEYRTTEPEFESGDQGGYVIYRLFRKPEERISTSKADEMETNGFSPSPIKSSPGDTQHEADVMDDTETLLNDSPKSDLKEEPKSSSDSVHKQPAGIKRQMVDKVDCSTNVSVKPGRSYCKLDSPDEEIEVGEKADPLQDALAKFFDPGNEQIDCDVFPNISSIELPDTNYTCMGNENQEFQIGSLPVDNGDEDLLNEFLISALNPDDLPSGASIFSKDSVAGNLLKPSLWDSASCKDSGTSSDIETEPGLPQGGAGLEASEWFCGSSLLPTDSSLLPTQLSTLYENATLLPYDITGTDMYSIDSGADSLQDLFNGMWELNNQKTVSDSKDDSEGTGIKIVSHQMQPVQPNSDNFFVQGTAARRIRLQSSILKVPFAEPLSRSNDEDEASTTKAKGDILGSMEEATSKNTMRNRDGPVETGLEIRDQQSPNELFAQQGETSINVTWCYELQSGFDHEPSISSDYGIRSGRTEVEEHVGDNISEGEESAVPALPDKLDQSSILDEKPSGSSEYQMPDSMLRLRTKSTSDSENMHKHSPSCPKASRGHSVIVYMMYLVLSVVLLLLCFGIRRCMSPLSVQL, from the exons ATGACGTTAATTGCCCTGGATTCGCTCCCCTTGGGGTTCCGATTCCAGCCCACGGATGAGGAGCTGGTTAATTACTACCTCAAGCCCAAGATCACTGGCCGGATCAGGTCCCAGATGGAGGTCATCCCCGAGATCGATGTCTGCAAGTGTGAACCGTGGGATCTTCCTG ATAAATCCGTTATTAAGTCGGACGATCCTGAGTGGTTCTTCTTTGCGCCCAAGGATCGCAAGTACCCGAACGGCCATCGGTCCAACCGAGCTACTGAGGCTGGTTACTGGAAGGCCACGGGGAAGGACCGGATCATACGGTCCAAGTCTTCCGCGGGGAAGAGTACCATTATCGGCATGAAGAAGACGCTGGTTTTTCATCGCGGGCGAGCTCCCAAGGGCGTCCGAACCCACTGGATTATGCACGAGTACCGAACTACTGAGCCCGAGTTCGAGTCTGGCGATCAG GGTGGTTATGTTATTTATCGCTTATTCAGAAAGCCAGAAGAGAGGATTTCAACCTCGAAGGCCGATGAAATGGAGACAAATGGTTTCTCTCCGAGCCCAATTAAGTCCTCTCCTGGTGATACACAGCATGAAGCAGATGTGATGGATGACACTGAGACTCTGTTGAATGACTCTCCAAAGTCAGACTTGAAGGAAGAGCCAAAATCCTCGTCTGATTCTGTTCATAAGCAGCCCGCTGGTATCAAGAGACAAATGGTTGATAAAGTTGACTGTTCAACTAATGTATCCGTAAAACCTGGGAGGAGTTATTGCAAATTGGATTCACCTGATGAAGAGATTGAAGTGGGAGAAAAG GCTGATCCTCTGCAGGATGCCTTAGCCAAGTTTTTTGACCCAGGGAATGAGCAAATAGATTGTGATGTTTTTCCCAACATCAGTTCCATAGAACTACCGGACACAAACTATACTTGCATGGGCAATGAAAACCAGGAATTTCAGATAGGATCCCTTCCGGTTGATAATGGTGATGAAGACCTTCTGAACGAATTCTTAATTTCAGCACTCAATCCTGACGATCTTCCTTCTGGTGCATCAATCTTTTCAAAAGATTCAGTTGCTGGAAATTTGCTAAAACCCAGTTTGTGGGACTCAGCATCATGCAAGGATAGCGGCACAAGCAGTGATATAGAAACTGAACCAGGTTTACCGCAG GGTGGTGCAGGTTTGGAAGCTTCCGAGTGGTTCTGCGGATCATCTCTTCTGCCAACCGATTCATCTCTTCTGCCAACCCAATTGAGCACTCTGTACGAAAATGCAACTCTGCTACCTTATGACATTACTGGAACAGATATGTATTCCATTGATTCTGGTGCAGACTCGTTGCAAGATTTGTTTAATGGAATGTGGGAATTGAATAACCAGAAAACAGTATCAGATAGTAAGGATGATTCTGAGGGGACTGGAATCAAGATCGTGAGTCATCAAATGCAGCCTGTTCAGCCAAATTCAGACAATTTCTTTGTTCAGGGCACTGCAGCGAGAAGGATTCGTTTGCAATCCTCAATTTTGAAGGTGCCGTTTGCTGAACCTCTCAGTAGGAGTAATGATGAAGACGAAGCATCAACGACAAAAGCAAAAGGAGATATCTTGGGTAGCATGGAGGAAGCAACTTCCAAGAATACCATGAGAAACAGAGATGGTCCTGTGGAGACTGGACTTGAGATCAGGGATCAGCAATCTCCAAATGAGTTATTCGCACAGCAGGGCGAAACATCAATAAATGTCACTTGGTGTTATGAACTTCAATCAGGTTTTGATCATGAACCAAGTATCAGTAGTGACTATGGGATCAGATCAGGCAGAACAGAG GTGGAAGAACACGTGGGTGACAACATTTCTGAAGGAGAGGAGAGTGCTGTGCCTGCCTTACCAGACAAGCTGGACCAATCATCCATACTTG ATGAAAAACCAAGTGGTTCAAGTGAGTACCAAATGCCGGACTCCATGCTCAGGTTGAGAACAAAATCGACAAGCGACAGTGAGAATATGCATAAACACTCGCCCTCATGTCCAAAAGCATCTAGAGGCCATTCGGTCATAGTTTATATGATGTATTTGGTTCTCTCAGTGGTACTTTTGCTGCTGTGTTTTGGAATACGGAGGTGCATGAGCCCTCTTAGCGTTCAGCTATAA
- the LOC135586641 gene encoding meiotic recombination protein SPO11-2-like isoform X2: MEPDLLKSSLFHADQRLCSAEILPPSQVRARIEVAVLNFLKNLTASNPAISDLPLISRKYDNSGLRHGLLSDVSSVFLSHSVCTRSLMRANDAKAFVRVWMVMAMCFRILVQGKLATQRELFYKLLCDAPEYFRSQRQVNRTVQDVVALLRCTRHSLGIMASSRGAVIGRMVLEILLPWESTYRTTKDFENISTEPGEQIVDCSMIGHAGYAITGDLCTLSKLVLHSDARYIIIIEKDAIFQRLAEDHFFNQIPCILITSKGYPDIATRFLLHRISQTFPDMTILALMDWNPAGLAILCTYKFGSITTGLESYRYACNVKWLGLRADDLQIIPQQVMMQLKPHEIKTAKSLMSSKLLQERYQAELSLMVERGHRAEIEALYCHGFDFLGKYIAKKIVQADYI; this comes from the exons ATGGAGCCGGATCTCCTCAAATCATCGCTTTTCCACGCCGATCAGCGGCTCTGCTCCGCCGAAATCCTTCCTCCTTCGCAG GTGCGGGCAAGAATCGAAGTCGCCGTCCTCAATTTCCTTAAGAACCTAACTGCTTCCAACCCCGCCATATCCGATCTCCCCTTG ATCAGTAGGAAGTACGATAACAGTGGGTTACGTCATGGGCTTTTGAGTGATGTTTCTTCGGTCTTTCTCTCTCACTCTGTCTGCACAAGGTCTCTCATGAGAGCAAATGATGCGAAGGCGTTTGTTAGAG TGTGGATGGTTATGGCAATGTGCTTTCGGATTCTTGTCCAAGGGAAGCTTGCTACCCAGAGGGAGCTTTTCTATAAGCTGCTTTGTGACGCACCTGAATATTTCAGGTCACAGCGTCAGGTCAACAGAACAGTACAAG ATGTTGTGGCATTGCTCCGTTGCACTCGGCATAGTCTAGGCATCATGGCATCCAGCAGAGGTGCAGTTATTGGACGCATGGTGTTAGAG ATATTACTGCCATGGGAGTCAACCTACAGAACAACCAAAGATTTTGAAAACATATCAACT GAGCCTGGTGAACAGATTGTTGATTGTTCCATGATTGGACATGCTGGCTATGCTATAACTGGGGACCTTTGTACGTTGAGCAAACTTGTTCTACATTCTGATGCTCGATATATCATTATAATAGAGAAG GATGCTATATTTCAGCGGTTGGCAGAAGATCACTTCTTCAATCAAATACCATGCATATTAATCACTTCCAAAGGATATCCTGATATTGCCACAAG GTTTTTACTGCATCGGATAAGCCAGACTTTTCCAGACATGACAATCTTGGCTTTAATGGATTG GAACCCAGCTGGATTGGCAATACTATGTACCTACAAGTTTGGAAGCATAACTACTGGTTTAGAGTCATACAGATATG CTTGCAATGTTAAATGGCTTGGACTGCGAGCAGATGATCTGCAGATTATACCTCAACAAGTGATGATGCAGTTGAAGCCACATGAGATAAAAACAGCTAAAAGCCTAATGTCTTCCAAGTTGTTGCAG GAGAGGTACCAGGCTGAGTTGTCATTGATGGTTGAGAGGGGCCATCGTGCAGAAATTGAAGCTCTGTACTgtcatggatttgatttcttggGAAAATATATAGCAAAGAAGATTGTACAGGCTGATTACATTTAA